Genomic segment of Candidatus Margulisiibacteriota bacterium:
CATTATTATAACATATTTTGCTTCCGCTTCTAAAAATTTTCAGGCAAATAGTGTATACTAATTCAAAAATATGGTAAAAAAAGACTTTATATCCATAACCGACCATGACGCTAAAACGATCAATCATCTGATCCGCCAGGCCTATAATCTCAAAGCGCAGGCGCGCGCTGGCAAAAAGCACGAGTTGCTGCAGGGCGAATCGCTGGCGATGATCTTTGATAAACCTTCGACGCGGACACGCGTGTCTTTTGATGTGGCGATGTATGAGCTGGGCGGTCACGCGATCAATATCACGGCTGGCGAGTGCGGTCTCGGCACGCGCGAGTCGGTGCCGGATGTGGCGCGGACTTTGAGCCGCTTCTGCGACGCGCTCATGGTGCGTACTTTTGGCCATGATATCGCGCTGGGGCTGGCCGAACATGCCAGCGTGCCGGTCATTAACGGTCTGACCGATCTGATGCATCCCTGCCAGGCGATGGCGGACGCGCTGACTATGTACGAAATTACCGGCGACCTTAAGGGAGTGCGTTTGACCTATATTGGCGACGCTAATAATGTGACGAATTCGCTGCTCCATCTGGCCGAAAAAACCGGCATTGAGCTGACGGTCTGCACGCCCAAAAATTACGCGCCGGATAAAAAAATGGCCGCGGAGAATAAAGTGTTCCTGACCAATGACCCCGCCGCCGCGGTGAAAAAAGCGGATTTTATTTATACGGATGTTTGGGCCAGCATGGGGCAGGAAAAACTGGCCGCGCAAAAAAACAAAGCATTCCGGGATTATCAGGTCAATAGCCAGCTTCTCAAAAAAGCGCCGAAAAAGGTTAAAATAATGCACTGCCTGCCGGCGCACCGCGGTCTGGAGATCACGGACGAGGTGATCGACGATCCGGAAAAATCAATAGTTTTTGAGCAGGCCGAAAACCGTCTGCACGCGCAGAAAGCGATTTTGGTGTATTTGTTGAAATAAATTTTGGTGTTTTGATGTTTCGCTTGGCGAAACACCCCACCCGCTCCAGCTAACGCTGTCGCGCCCTCCCCTTATCAAGGGGAGGGTTGGGGCGGGGTAAAAACAAGGCGAGATTTTTTAAGGAGAATAAAAATGGTAAAAAAAGTGGTGCTGGCGTATTCCGGCGGTCTGGATACATCGATTATGATCCATTGGCTTAAAAACAATTACGGCTGCGAGGTCGTCGCTTATGCCGCGGATGTGGGGCAGGGTTTGCGCGAACTGGACGATCTGGAACAGCGCGCTAAAGCCGCCGGCGCCAGCAAGGTGTACGTTCTGGATCTGCGTCAGGAGTTTGTCGAGGAATACATCTGGCCAACGCTCAAAGCCGGCGCCGTGTACGAAAGCAGGTATTTGCTGGGCACCTCTTTTGCCCGGCCGGTTATTGCCAAACATCAGGTGGCTATTGCGGAAAAAGAAAACGCGGACGCCGTGGCGCACGGAGCCACCGGCAAAGGCAATGATCAGGTGCGTTTTGAGCTGACTTTCCTGGCGCTCAACCCTGATCTGCAGATAATTGCCCCGTGGCGTGATCCCAAATGGACTATCAACTCCCGCGAGGAGGCGATCGAGTACGCGGAGAAGCACAATATTCCGCTTAAAATCACGAAAAAACGCATATATTCAGAGGATGCTAACATCTGGCATATCTCGCACGAAGGCGCGGAACTGGAAGACCCGTGGCAGGAACCGGCGGACATAGTTTTCAGTATTTCCAATACTTTAGAGAAAGCGCCGGACAAAGCCGAGTATATAGAACTGGAATTTGCGCAAGGCGCGCCAGTCGCCCTGAACGGCCAGAAGCTGCCGGCGGTTGAGCTGCTTTTGAAGCTGAACGAGATCGGCGGCAAACACGCTATCGGGCAGATCGACATCGTGGAAAACCGGCTGATCGGCATGAAATCGCGTGGTGTTTATGAAACGCCGGGCGGTTCTATTCTGTACGCGGCGCATGACGATCTGGAGCAGCTTGTTTTGGATAAAGAAACCTATCATCTCAAACAGCATTTGGCGCATAAGTACGCCGAGCTGGTTTACAATGGCCAGTGGTTCACACCGGCGCGCGCGGCGCTGGACGCTTTTGTGCACAAGACGCAGGAAAAAATGGACGGCACGGCGCGTTTAAAATTGTACAAGGGCAATATTGCGTCGGCGGGAGTTAAGTCGCCGTATTCGCTGTATCTGGAAAATCTGGCGTCTTTTACGAATTCTGACCTCTATGATCAAAAAGACGCGGCCGGTTTTATCCGCTGTTTTGGCCTGCCGCTCAAAGCGGCGAAGCTGAATGAACGCTCTCATTAAGCGCCCTGAGCAGTGTGTTGAAGTCGTTGCCATAAAGTTTAAAGAGTTCCTCCACTGGCTGAGAGTATGGCAGAGCTAGATACGGCAGCAGGCAATATAGCTCGCAAAGCAAAATATAGTTGGCTATGTCGCCGTCGGATCTGATCTCCAGCGCCGTGGGGGCAATATACGCAACGATCAACGGGCTGATGTTTTGTTTGGCTAAAGCCAAAGAAATATCCCGGATCATGGTAAAAACGCTGAGCTGGGTGGAAAAATCGAAATTAAATTTCTTGATTTCTGCTGTAATGGCTGGATCGCCGTCCGGCGTATCCGTCTGCACGAACTGCTCCACTAAGAAATTGACATAATCAGCCACCGTGTGTTCCTGAAATATTTCCAGATCCTGCGGCAGATTTTTCAAATGGAAGCTGTAAGTTGCCACAGTTTCCTGCGCCGCTCGATAATTTTTAGCGTTTTGGCGGCAAACCCAGCTTTCAGGGGGCAGGGTCAAATTTTTCAGTTCACCGAATCGAAAGCTGATCTGTTTATGTAACATCATATTTATATATCGCAAGCCGCGGCCGTTTGTTGCAAAATTTTCCCCCGGCGAAAGATTTTAATAAATACCTTAACTAATATATAATAAAGACAAAGGAATTTTATGTCTAGAGACAAATTTTTAGTTTTTGGCAGTCCGCGTCTGGAGGAAGACGATATTCAGGCGGTGACCGCTGTTTTGCGTTCCGGCTGGCTGGGCACGGGGCCGAAAGTCAAGCAGTTTGAGGAGGATTTTAAAAATTATCGGGGCGCCAAATACGCTATGGCGCTCAATTCCTGCACGGCCGGGCTGCATTTGTCCATGGTGGCGCTGGGCATTCAGCCGGGCGACGAGGTCATTACCACGCCGCTGACTTTTTGCGCCACGGCCAACGCGGTGATCCACGCCGGCGGCCGGCCGGTTTTTGTGGATATTGACAGGGAGACGCTCAATATCGACGCGGACAAAATCGAGGCCGCTATTACGCCGCGCACCAAAGCCTTGCTGCCGGTGCATTTTGCCGGACGCCCCTGCGACATGACTAAAATAACGGCCATCGCCCAAAAACACAATTTGCGCCTTGTGGAAGACTGCGCCCATGCTATCGAGACAGAATACCGCGGCCGACCAGCCGGCACATTCGGCGATCTGGGCTGCTTTTCTTTTTACGTGACTAAAAATGTGGTGACTGGCGAAGGCGGCATGGTCATTACCGATAATGAGGAGTACGCCGACAAAATTAAAATGTACGGACTGCACGGCATGTCGCGCGATGCCTGGAAACGTTTTTCTGACAAGGGCTTCAAGCATTATCAGGTGCTTTTCCCGGGCTTCAAATACAATATGATGGATCTGCAGGCCGCGCTGGGTCTGCAGCAGCTTAAAAAAGTGGAAAAATTTTATCAGCGGCGGCTGGAGATCTGGCAAGAATACAATGCGCGCCTGAAAAAACTGCCACTGATCCTGCCCGCCGCTTTTGAGCCGCAGACCAAACACGCTTTGCATTTGTACACCGTGCTGCTGGATACGGACAGGGCCGCTCTGACCCGCGATGAATTATTGAACGCTTTGACCCAGGAAAATATCGGCGCGGGCGTGCATTACACCGCGCTGCATCTGCATCCGTATTACCGCGCGGCTTTCGGTTACAAAGACGGCGATTTTCCTGATGCCGAATATGTGTCCGGGCGGATCTTGAGCTTGCCGCTTTCCGCCAAATTGACGCCGCGGGATGTCGACGATGTGGTCGAGGCGCTGGAGAAAATCCTTGGTTAAAATTTCTGTTATTATTCCGACCTACAATCGGCTGGACTGCCTACGGGAAACGCTGGCTTCGTTGCAGAAACAGACTTTTACGGATTTTGAGGTTATTGTTTCCGACGATGGTAGCGCTGACCGGACGCGCTCTCTGGCCAAACAAAAATTTCCGTTCGCTTTCAAACTGATCTCTCAGCCAAATCTTGGCCGCGCCGCCGCCCGCAATCACGGCTTTAGCGTGGCGCAGGGCGAGATAATCGTATTTATCGATGACCACATTATTCTGGACAAAGATTTTTTAAAAGAGCATTTCAGCACGCATCAGCGTTGGGCCAAAAAAGGCGTCGGAGTAGTGCGCGGCCGGGTAGAGTATATAAAAGCCGCCAGCGACGTCCCGAAAAAACCGCCTCGTTTCACGAAAAAAATCAATAAATTCAACGAAAACTCACCATTTGTCAACTTCATTACCAATAACCTTTCGGTCACGCGGGATGTCCTAGAATTGACCGGCGGCTTCGATCCAGATTTCAAAGAATACGGTTTTCAGGATCAGGAGCTGGGTTTTCGGGCGCGGCAGAGAGGTTTTAAATTTAAGGTCAACCCAAAAGCGCTGGGATATATTTTCAAAGCGGACGGCGAGGACACGCCGGAGATTTTAGAAAAGCGTTTGGACAAATTCCGGCAGGCCGGCCGTTCCGCCGTGCTGCTGTCGCGTAAACATTATTGGGCTGGCTTGTGCGTCGGTGTGAATTTGTTTAATGTTTTTTTGAACGCGCTCCTCTCGTTAAACGCGGATTGGTTCCTGCGTTTTTGCCGCGCTCAGCAGGCGCAGACCAGCGATGAAAAAAGCTGGCGGTTTTGGCGCGCCAAAATGCGCTGGGCTATGTTTCTCAAAGGCCTGCGCGAAGGCTTTGACCGCTATCCGCCGGATAAATACCAGCCGCGCAGCGGCCCCAATGTCGTGATGCTGGTGTCGCATCAGTCTGATCTTTCCGGCGCGCCGATCTCGCTGGCGATACTGGCCAATCGTTTGCGCGCCAAAGGGTATTTTCCGGTGCTGGTCCTGCCGCAGTCCGGGCCGCTCGAACAGAAGATCGACCAGTCTGGCGTGAAAGTCCTGAATCTGCATAAATATTTTAAAGCGCTGAAACTCTATATATACATGGCGCGTTTTCGTCCGGCGATCATTCACGCCAATACTTTTTTGACCGAATACGCGCTGGATATTGCCCAAAAATTCGGCATTAAAACCATAATGCATGTGCGTGAGGATCTAAGCGGTTTTCCCGCGCTGGCCAAAAGGCTTCTGCGCAAAGCGCGGCGGTTGATCTTGATCTCGCACAGCATGGTGCGTTATTTTGACAGTGAGCCGACGCGGCTGGATGTGGTTTATAACGCGATCGAGGAGCTGCCGCGGAACGAACCGGCGGCGGAAACTCCCTACAATCTGCTTTATGCGGGCTCGATCGAAAAACGCAAAGGCTTGTGGGATCTGGCGCGCGCTTTGGAGATTGTGCGCCGCCAAAATCCCCAGGCGACTTTGACTGTTTTGGGGCGGGCTTTGCCGTCCGAACGCCCGTACTTTTGGAAGATCCGCCGTTTTTTGAAACAGCACGGTCTGCTGACGGCGGTGAGTTTTGCTGGCGTGGTCAATAATATCGCTCATTATTTGGACAAAGCTTCGCTGGTCGTTGTGCCGTCGCATCAGGAGCCTTTTGGCCGCGTGGTCATCGAAGCCATGTCCCGCAAAAAATTGGTGGTGGCTACAGCGGTTGGCGGCATACCGGAGATCATCGAGCAGTACCGCGATGGATTCATGGTCGAGCCGGGGCAGCCGGAGCAGCTTGCCAAAATGATCCTGTATGTGTGGGGCAGGACTGCCGAGCAAAAGGCGCAAATCAAAGAAAAAGCTTATCAGACTGTCGCGGAGCGTTTTTTGCCGGACGGTTATGTCGAGAATATTACGGCGTGTTACCGAAAATTGCAGAATGATGAATAAGCTGGCCAGACCGGAAACAATAAAAAGAGCTTTGTTCACCACTTCGGCTTTGAATTTTGCGGCGCGCTGCGCTGGTTATTTAAAAAATATTGCCATTGCCGCGCTCCTTGGTTTTAATTATCAGACGGACGCCTATTTTTTCGCGGCCGGTATTATCGGCATCTTCGCTATTTTTTCCGGCACGGTTTATTCGGTGGGTATTCCGTGGCTGACCAAAGCCGGACAAAAAAATAAGCGGACTTTTGCCAGGTCTGCGGCGCAGCTTTTAGGTTTCAATCTGCTGGTCTGCGCCGCGACAACCTTGCTCGCGGCAATTGTTTTGCCGCTTGTTTCCATATCGTTTTTACGTGAAGCTAGGCCTATTTTTTCGGCGGTTTTATGGATCTTATTCCCGCTCATCATCTTGAATTTTTTATATTCCTACTTTAGCACAGTCCTGCGTTCGCAAAGATTGTTCACTATTCAAACGGTTACTGATTTTCTGAATTCGATGTCTCAATTTGCGCTGATCACGGCCGGACTACTTATGTATAAGACGGTTTGGGTCTTGCCGTGGGCGTTGCTGATCTCTTTAACTTTAGCCGTGCTCTGGCAGCTGGTCTTTGTTTTTCGTTATCTGCGGCCGGATTTCCGGCTGGACAAACAATTTAAAAATTTACTGGGGCAATTTTTAATTTTTGCCACGCTGGGTGGCGCCGCTTCTTTGTATGCGGTGATAGATAAAGCTTTCGCTTCTTATCTGCCGGAAAAAGCGATCAGCGCGCTGGTCTACGGCGCTTTGATCAGCCAATTGCCGCAGGGTATAATCAACTTAAACAGCATGTTTTTTACCGCCATTTCCGAAAAAACCAACTGGCAGACCTTGAGTAAATTTGTCTGGATCGCTCTGGCGATCAGCGTGCCGTATGCCGCGATCCTGTTTGCGATACCGGATATTTTAGTCAAATTGATCCTGGGCTACGGGCTTTTCGGCGGGGCAGATCTGGCCTACACGGCGACGGCGGTGCGTTATTACGCGCTGGCCCTGCCGGCTTTTTACCTGAATAGTTTTTTGAATAATGTTCTGGTGGTGAGAAAAATCTTTGGCGGTTTGCTGGCGCTTTCCCTGTCCAATATTATTTTAAATGTCGTAGCCAATTACATCTTTTTGTTCCAGTTCAAAATGGGCCTGGCCGGACTGGTACTGGCGACAGCGCTCGTGGCTTATATCAGTCTGGCGGCGCAATGGCTGCTGACAATTAAGAAAGCGCGGCTGTGATATAATGAATTAAAAAAGAGGCGCTTTATGTATGCTGTAAAAGGTGTTTATGATGGAATTAATTTTAAATTAAGCGAGCCGGCTCCTGTGCAGGAGGAGTATGAAGTGGTTATTACTTTTACTGCGCCGCTGAAAAAAAAGACCTTGAAAAAACCAGTCAAAGACCAGAGGGGGATTTTAAAGTATTTCGGCACCTGGGATAAAGAAACAGTGAGGTGTGTGCTGGATATAATGAAAGAACGGAAAAATTTCTCTTTAGGCAGACCAGAACCATGATTTTTCTAGACACGAATACTGTTTCTTATCTTTTTGATGGCGATACTAAAATCAAGAGAAAGTTAACAGAAGCTATTGGCAGCGGCGCGCAGATTTGTTTGACTGCTATTAATGTTTATGAAGTATTAAAAGGTTTAAAATATA
This window contains:
- the argF gene encoding ornithine carbamoyltransferase yields the protein MVKKDFISITDHDAKTINHLIRQAYNLKAQARAGKKHELLQGESLAMIFDKPSTRTRVSFDVAMYELGGHAINITAGECGLGTRESVPDVARTLSRFCDALMVRTFGHDIALGLAEHASVPVINGLTDLMHPCQAMADALTMYEITGDLKGVRLTYIGDANNVTNSLLHLAEKTGIELTVCTPKNYAPDKKMAAENKVFLTNDPAAAVKKADFIYTDVWASMGQEKLAAQKNKAFRDYQVNSQLLKKAPKKVKIMHCLPAHRGLEITDEVIDDPEKSIVFEQAENRLHAQKAILVYLLK
- a CDS encoding argininosuccinate synthase — encoded protein: MVKKVVLAYSGGLDTSIMIHWLKNNYGCEVVAYAADVGQGLRELDDLEQRAKAAGASKVYVLDLRQEFVEEYIWPTLKAGAVYESRYLLGTSFARPVIAKHQVAIAEKENADAVAHGATGKGNDQVRFELTFLALNPDLQIIAPWRDPKWTINSREEAIEYAEKHNIPLKITKKRIYSEDANIWHISHEGAELEDPWQEPADIVFSISNTLEKAPDKAEYIELEFAQGAPVALNGQKLPAVELLLKLNEIGGKHAIGQIDIVENRLIGMKSRGVYETPGGSILYAAHDDLEQLVLDKETYHLKQHLAHKYAELVYNGQWFTPARAALDAFVHKTQEKMDGTARLKLYKGNIASAGVKSPYSLYLENLASFTNSDLYDQKDAAGFIRCFGLPLKAAKLNERSH
- a CDS encoding DegT/DnrJ/EryC1/StrS family aminotransferase, coding for MSRDKFLVFGSPRLEEDDIQAVTAVLRSGWLGTGPKVKQFEEDFKNYRGAKYAMALNSCTAGLHLSMVALGIQPGDEVITTPLTFCATANAVIHAGGRPVFVDIDRETLNIDADKIEAAITPRTKALLPVHFAGRPCDMTKITAIAQKHNLRLVEDCAHAIETEYRGRPAGTFGDLGCFSFYVTKNVVTGEGGMVITDNEEYADKIKMYGLHGMSRDAWKRFSDKGFKHYQVLFPGFKYNMMDLQAALGLQQLKKVEKFYQRRLEIWQEYNARLKKLPLILPAAFEPQTKHALHLYTVLLDTDRAALTRDELLNALTQENIGAGVHYTALHLHPYYRAAFGYKDGDFPDAEYVSGRILSLPLSAKLTPRDVDDVVEALEKILG
- a CDS encoding glycosyltransferase, which codes for MVKISVIIPTYNRLDCLRETLASLQKQTFTDFEVIVSDDGSADRTRSLAKQKFPFAFKLISQPNLGRAAARNHGFSVAQGEIIVFIDDHIILDKDFLKEHFSTHQRWAKKGVGVVRGRVEYIKAASDVPKKPPRFTKKINKFNENSPFVNFITNNLSVTRDVLELTGGFDPDFKEYGFQDQELGFRARQRGFKFKVNPKALGYIFKADGEDTPEILEKRLDKFRQAGRSAVLLSRKHYWAGLCVGVNLFNVFLNALLSLNADWFLRFCRAQQAQTSDEKSWRFWRAKMRWAMFLKGLREGFDRYPPDKYQPRSGPNVVMLVSHQSDLSGAPISLAILANRLRAKGYFPVLVLPQSGPLEQKIDQSGVKVLNLHKYFKALKLYIYMARFRPAIIHANTFLTEYALDIAQKFGIKTIMHVREDLSGFPALAKRLLRKARRLILISHSMVRYFDSEPTRLDVVYNAIEELPRNEPAAETPYNLLYAGSIEKRKGLWDLARALEIVRRQNPQATLTVLGRALPSERPYFWKIRRFLKQHGLLTAVSFAGVVNNIAHYLDKASLVVVPSHQEPFGRVVIEAMSRKKLVVATAVGGIPEIIEQYRDGFMVEPGQPEQLAKMILYVWGRTAEQKAQIKEKAYQTVAERFLPDGYVENITACYRKLQNDE